The sequence CGACCGGTAATAGCCGCTTCAACCACCAGAACGTCCGGATCGGCGGTTCGTCCACGGCCGCGAGGGTACCGTGTCGGCGTGTCGCTCGCGTTGGCCATTTTGAGGCAGTATGCCGACGTCGCCCCGACGGAACGCGGCGGGTTTCGGCTGGCACGGGTGGCGCGCCGGCTGGTGCCGCGGGCGAAGTGGCGGGGCGTCTACGGCGACGGGCGAGGCAACGCGCTCGACCTCGATCTGGCGACGTATCCGGATGTGGCGATGGCGTGCGGGCTGTACGAGCGCGACACGGATCGACTGTTCGAGAAGCTGCTCCGGCCCGGCATGCACTTCGTCGACGGCGGGGCGAACCTCGGCTACTTCACCTGCCGGGGAGCGAGGCGCGTCGGCTCGACGGGACGCGTCGATGCCTTCGAGCCCGATCCCGACAATCGCCAGCGGCTCAAAGGCAACCTGCAACGCAACGGCCTGGCGAACGTGACGGTCCGGCCTGTTGCTCTGTCGGATCAGTCGGAAACGCTCACCTTCCACCACCCGGTCAATGGCGATCG comes from Planctomycetota bacterium and encodes:
- a CDS encoding FkbM family methyltransferase, translated to MSLALAILRQYADVAPTERGGFRLARVARRLVPRAKWRGVYGDGRGNALDLDLATYPDVAMACGLYERDTDRLFEKLLRPGMHFVDGGANLGYFTCRGARRVGSTGRVDAFEPDPDNRQRLKGNLQRNGLANVTVRPVALSDQSETLTFHHPVNGDRNHGETSRFDIAGVETKSFDVEAVRADEVIEDVPDVVKLDLEGGELAAVRGMTRWLAADRPPKVVLEHNPPADARGGHRPGDVWRAFLEVSPGWTCSRVRSYAAGHLAPLVSPEQLDRLDRQVNLLFQSSG